One Thomasclavelia spiroformis DSM 1552 DNA window includes the following coding sequences:
- the tilS gene encoding tRNA lysidine(34) synthetase TilS, which translates to MENLKKLLNFNKLYVVGVSGGCDSMALLDIMQKKGYRMVVCHVNYHLRNDSDLDQKTVEDYCKMHDIACFVKEIDSKLYSKENFQMQARELRYQFYREIANKYNTNEVVLAHHLDDVIENIVMQLQRNNTKGYLGIKDVSDVFGVVVIRPFLEVRKQALRNYCHDYNVFYRDDYTNFETDFTRDFVRNVTLKKYSEKQIEELLIQAKHHNERYLKNLELVQVYIHQYHQKEMIDYHLIPDNLLECFIYEIIKENVYPPLISDSLIKEIIKQINSDKPNIEMDLPVNIRFIKEYNNIRVSKSKNSSGYCLKYEQLVYDKHEHFYLSKKGHLNEGVYLTDEDFPIMIRSYKPGDVIVTSGGTKKISRLYIDNKVPKSQRENWPIVVNSDNEIILVPHLAKNIRYLYSKPNLYVVKL; encoded by the coding sequence ATGGAAAATTTGAAAAAATTACTGAATTTTAATAAATTATATGTAGTGGGTGTATCTGGTGGTTGTGATTCGATGGCTTTATTGGATATTATGCAAAAAAAAGGTTATCGAATGGTTGTTTGTCATGTAAATTATCATTTACGAAATGATAGTGATTTGGACCAAAAGACAGTAGAAGATTATTGTAAGATGCATGATATTGCTTGTTTTGTTAAAGAGATTGATAGTAAACTGTATAGTAAAGAAAATTTTCAGATGCAGGCTAGGGAATTGCGTTATCAATTTTATCGGGAAATTGCTAATAAATATAACACTAATGAAGTTGTTTTAGCTCATCATTTGGATGATGTAATTGAAAATATTGTAATGCAACTGCAACGTAATAATACAAAAGGTTATTTAGGGATTAAAGATGTAAGTGATGTTTTTGGGGTAGTTGTAATTAGGCCTTTTTTAGAGGTTAGAAAGCAAGCTTTAAGAAATTATTGTCATGATTATAATGTATTTTATCGAGATGATTATACTAATTTTGAAACTGATTTTACTCGTGATTTTGTTCGTAATGTTACTTTAAAGAAGTATAGTGAAAAACAAATTGAGGAATTATTAATCCAGGCAAAACATCATAATGAAAGATATTTAAAAAATCTTGAGTTAGTTCAAGTTTATATTCATCAGTATCACCAAAAAGAAATGATTGATTATCATTTAATACCTGATAATCTTTTGGAATGTTTTATTTATGAAATTATTAAAGAAAATGTTTATCCACCATTAATAAGTGATTCTTTAATTAAGGAAATAATTAAACAAATTAATAGTGACAAACCTAATATTGAAATGGATTTACCTGTTAATATTAGGTTCATAAAAGAATATAATAATATACGTGTTTCAAAGTCAAAAAATAGCTCTGGTTATTGTTTAAAATATGAACAATTAGTTTATGATAAACATGAACACTTTTATTTAAGTAAAAAAGGTCATTTAAATGAGGGGGTATATTTGACTGATGAAGACTTTCCTATCATGATAAGGTCTTATAAACCTGGTGATGTAATTGTTACTTCTGGAGGAACTAAGAAAATATCACGTCTATATATTGATAATAAAGTTCCTAAAAGCCAAAGAGAAAATTGGCCAATTGTTGTAAATAGTGACAATGAAATTATTTTAGTACCGCATCTTGCAAAAAATATTAGGTATTTATATTCAAAACCTAATTTATATGTGGTAAAATTATAA
- the hpt gene encoding hypoxanthine phosphoribosyltransferase yields MHKNIKEILISEEQIIEKCKELGKIIDKDYEGKEVLLVGLLKGSVPFMAELAKHLNSDVTFDYMNVSSYDGVESKTLVVKQDLKEDVSGKNILIVEDILDTGKTLYNVKEMLLKRNANSVKIVTMLDKEEGRIIDMKADYVGFKIPNAFVVGYGLDFNEKYRQLPYVGILKEECYK; encoded by the coding sequence ATGCATAAGAATATAAAAGAAATTTTAATTAGTGAAGAACAAATTATTGAAAAATGTAAAGAATTAGGAAAAATTATTGATAAAGATTATGAAGGTAAAGAAGTTTTATTAGTAGGATTATTAAAAGGTTCTGTACCTTTTATGGCAGAACTTGCTAAGCATTTAAATAGTGATGTTACATTTGATTACATGAATGTAAGTAGTTATGATGGTGTTGAATCTAAAACACTTGTAGTTAAACAGGATTTAAAGGAAGATGTTAGTGGCAAGAACATTTTAATTGTTGAAGATATTCTTGATACTGGAAAGACATTATACAATGTTAAAGAGATGCTTTTAAAGCGTAATGCTAATAGTGTAAAAATTGTTACGATGTTAGATAAAGAAGAAGGTCGTATTATTGATATGAAAGCTGATTATGTTGGATTTAAAATTCCAAATGCTTTTGTTGTTGGATATGGCTTAGATTTTAATGAGAAATATCGTCAATTGCCATATGTAGGTATTTTAAAAGAAGAATGTTATAAGTAA
- a CDS encoding sensor histidine kinase — protein sequence MEVVLFFIIIFLVGLIVYLIWKNHCLQRDIYDFNHKLDSCLNDLLNEKEIESKSYNKDSLWEMIYERLLRLSNMYSLKNKEIIKEKETLKELVGDISHQTKTPIANIKLYLEILLDKKDIGSEIEYLKKINVQVDKLDFLLQSMVKISRLETDVIKIQKKVNSVFEMLVVAINAVVLKADKKNITIHVDCDEKILLNFDKKWTGEAVFNILDNAIKYTESNGNIYVSVCKQEIFTKIAIQDTGKGIALNRQGLIFSRFYREPEIHDDEGIGIGLYLARKIITLQDGYIEVKSEVGQGSTFIIYLPN from the coding sequence ATGGAAGTAGTTTTATTTTTTATAATTATTTTTTTAGTAGGATTAATAGTTTATTTGATATGGAAAAATCATTGTTTGCAACGTGATATTTATGATTTTAATCATAAATTGGATAGTTGTTTAAATGATTTACTTAATGAAAAAGAAATAGAATCAAAATCATATAATAAAGATAGCTTATGGGAGATGATTTATGAACGATTACTTCGTCTTTCAAACATGTATAGTCTAAAAAACAAAGAAATTATTAAAGAAAAAGAAACATTAAAAGAATTAGTAGGAGATATTTCACATCAAACTAAAACACCAATTGCAAATATTAAACTTTATTTAGAAATATTATTAGATAAAAAAGATATTGGTAGTGAGATTGAGTATTTAAAGAAAATAAATGTACAAGTAGATAAATTAGATTTTCTGTTACAAAGTATGGTAAAAATATCTCGTTTAGAAACTGATGTAATTAAAATTCAAAAGAAAGTAAATTCAGTTTTTGAGATGCTCGTTGTAGCAATAAATGCAGTGGTTTTAAAAGCAGATAAAAAAAATATTACAATACATGTCGATTGTGATGAAAAGATTCTTTTGAATTTTGATAAAAAATGGACTGGTGAAGCAGTTTTTAATATTTTAGATAATGCGATAAAATATACTGAGTCAAATGGTAATATTTATGTTTCTGTATGTAAACAGGAAATTTTTACAAAAATAGCAATTCAAGATACTGGAAAAGGAATTGCTTTAAATAGACAAGGACTAATTTTTTCAAGGTTTTATCGTGAACCGGAAATCCACGATGATGAAGGGATTGGAATTGGTCTTTATTTAGCAAGAAAAATAATTACGTTACAGGATGGTTATATTGAAGTTAAATCTGAAGTTGGACAAGGAAGTACGTTTATTATCTATTTACCAAATTAA
- the dusB gene encoding tRNA dihydrouridine synthase DusB gives MFKIGNIEIKNQVVMAPMAGITNMAFRKIIKDFGAGLVYSEMVSDKALCYGNTKTIDMLQVDDGEHPVSIQLFGGEVGTMVKAAKFIDQHSNCDIIDINMGCPVNKVLKADAGSKLLLYPDKIYEIVKGIVDNVSKPVTVKIRSGFDSKHINAVEVAKLIEKAGASAIAIHGRTRSQMYEGKADWKIIADVKAAVKIPVIGNGDVRSVEDARRMLEETGVDAVMIGRAALGNPWLIKQVVQSLETGVIIEEPTYQEKIAQCLSHAKKLMEIEPEKVAMFQMRGHAPWYIKGLKSSARVKNELSKINTFEELETILKDYQQYLDEVI, from the coding sequence ATGTTTAAGATTGGTAATATTGAAATAAAAAATCAAGTAGTGATGGCACCAATGGCAGGAATCACAAATATGGCATTTAGAAAGATAATTAAGGATTTTGGAGCTGGATTAGTTTATTCTGAAATGGTTAGTGACAAAGCTTTATGTTACGGAAATACTAAAACAATTGATATGCTTCAAGTGGATGATGGAGAACATCCTGTTAGTATTCAGTTATTTGGTGGTGAAGTAGGGACTATGGTAAAGGCAGCTAAGTTTATTGATCAACATTCTAATTGTGATATTATTGATATTAATATGGGATGTCCGGTTAATAAAGTATTAAAAGCTGATGCTGGTAGTAAATTATTGCTTTATCCTGATAAAATTTATGAGATTGTTAAGGGAATAGTGGACAATGTTTCAAAACCGGTAACTGTAAAGATTAGAAGTGGTTTTGATTCAAAACATATTAATGCTGTTGAAGTCGCTAAATTAATTGAAAAAGCTGGAGCTAGTGCGATTGCAATTCATGGAAGAACACGGTCACAAATGTATGAAGGCAAAGCTGATTGGAAGATCATTGCAGATGTTAAAGCAGCTGTAAAGATACCGGTAATTGGAAATGGTGATGTTAGAAGTGTTGAAGATGCTAGAAGAATGTTAGAAGAAACAGGTGTTGATGCTGTAATGATTGGAAGAGCAGCTTTAGGAAATCCTTGGTTAATCAAGCAAGTTGTTCAATCGCTTGAAACAGGTGTTATTATTGAAGAACCGACTTATCAAGAAAAAATAGCTCAATGTTTATCACATGCAAAAAAATTAATGGAAATAGAACCAGAGAAAGTAGCTATGTTTCAAATGCGAGGACATGCTCCATGGTATATTAAAGGGTTAAAGTCTTCTGCAAGAGTTAAAAATGAATTATCAAAAATTAATACTTTTGAAGAATTAGAGACGATATTAAAGGATTATCAACAATATCTTGATGAAGTTATTTAA
- the hslO gene encoding Hsp33 family molecular chaperone HslO, which yields MKDYLVRGLVNSKNCRVFACRTTNLVDVARKNHNLWPTASAALGRMMSATLMMARMNKNSEKMTVIINGGGPIGTMINVTNGDGNIKGFVANPEVHYTYNDTGKLAVGVAVGHEGTLQVVRDMGLKEPFTGSVPLQTGEIGDDFSYYFAVSEQTPSVVSVGVLVNDTNEVLASGGFIIQLLPEATEEDITYIENAVKQCPPVSQLINEGKTPEDILRSLFDDVEITETQDLFFKCDCSKEKLSEALITVGKDELQAMIDEDHGCQLHCQFCNTEYNFSEDELKEIIEKI from the coding sequence ATGAAAGATTATTTAGTTAGAGGATTAGTGAATAGTAAAAATTGTCGTGTTTTTGCTTGTAGAACAACAAATCTAGTAGATGTAGCAAGAAAAAATCATAATTTATGGCCTACTGCCTCAGCTGCGCTTGGAAGAATGATGTCAGCAACTTTAATGATGGCAAGAATGAATAAGAATTCTGAAAAAATGACAGTCATCATTAATGGTGGTGGTCCAATTGGAACAATGATCAATGTTACTAATGGTGATGGAAATATTAAAGGTTTTGTGGCTAATCCAGAAGTTCATTATACATATAATGATACTGGTAAATTGGCAGTAGGAGTAGCAGTTGGTCATGAAGGGACTTTACAAGTAGTTAGAGATATGGGGTTAAAAGAACCGTTTACTGGCTCAGTGCCACTTCAAACAGGTGAAATCGGAGATGATTTTAGTTATTATTTTGCAGTAAGTGAACAAACACCTTCCGTTGTTTCAGTTGGTGTATTAGTCAATGATACAAATGAAGTATTAGCTTCAGGAGGGTTTATAATCCAATTACTTCCAGAAGCTACTGAGGAAGATATTACTTATATTGAAAATGCAGTTAAACAATGTCCGCCAGTTTCTCAATTGATTAATGAGGGAAAAACACCTGAAGATATTTTAAGATCATTATTTGATGATGTAGAGATTACAGAAACACAAGATTTATTTTTTAAATGTGATTGTTCTAAAGAAAAATTATCAGAAGCATTGATTACTGTTGGTAAAGATGAGTTACAAGCGATGATTGATGAAGATCATGGATGTCAATTACATTGTCAGTTCTGTAATACTGAATATAATTTTAGTGAAGATGAATTAAAAGAAATTATAGAAAAGATTTAA
- a CDS encoding response regulator transcription factor → MNSILVLEDDRELNNIIYHSLMKENYRVFSAHLCKEAKSLIDKNTIDLTILDVNLPDGNGFEFCKWLKARYNIPVVFLSARDLEDDVLSGYELGADDYVTKPFSMKILLKKISVILSREQKKLNVFDDGFIKIDFELGTVKKEDDECALTPTEYRILKKLIEHKGQLLTYSLLLDSLWDEGIQLMDKHTLAVNINRLRKKIETKEHTYISNVYGMGYIWK, encoded by the coding sequence ATGAATTCGATTCTTGTTTTAGAAGATGATAGAGAATTAAATAATATAATTTATCATTCTTTAATGAAAGAAAATTATCGTGTTTTTAGTGCTCATTTATGTAAAGAGGCAAAGTCATTGATTGATAAGAATACTATTGATCTTACTATTTTGGATGTTAATTTACCTGATGGAAATGGATTTGAGTTTTGTAAATGGTTAAAAGCACGATATAATATACCGGTTGTTTTTCTTTCAGCACGAGATTTGGAAGATGATGTTTTAAGTGGTTATGAATTAGGAGCAGATGATTATGTTACAAAACCATTTTCAATGAAAATATTATTGAAAAAGATTTCGGTGATATTATCAAGAGAGCAAAAAAAATTAAATGTATTTGATGATGGCTTTATTAAAATTGATTTTGAATTAGGAACAGTTAAAAAAGAAGATGATGAATGTGCATTAACACCTACTGAGTATCGAATTTTAAAAAAATTAATTGAACATAAAGGGCAATTACTTACATATTCACTACTTCTAGATTCTCTTTGGGATGAAGGAATACAATTAATGGATAAACATACTTTAGCTGTTAATATTAATAGATTACGTAAAAAAATTGAAACTAAAGAACATACTTATATTTCAAATGTATATGGAATGGGATATATATGGAAGTAG
- a CDS encoding acyl-[acyl-carrier-protein] thioesterase, whose protein sequence is MENKISSLKLLIHGQECDYSGNYKISDLMSKLSDLATINAKEIEIWNEKIAKDYTFVLTKETIILKRPIKSNELINLYTRASGYKRIQFSRNYWVEDENKEEIAAIYSVWTLIDIQKRRIIKPDKAGIKMPEIISYPYTLDNFHEIKDNLELSLVMERTVLYSDVDINQHFNNSRYIEWAFDVMPIEFFKDHYFKEISVIFKKEMIPNAKAKIYRFIDDNYVKIVFKSSDDSIVYFEFGGYIGDIDY, encoded by the coding sequence ATGGAAAATAAAATCTCATCTTTAAAATTATTAATACATGGACAAGAGTGTGATTATAGTGGTAATTATAAAATCTCAGATTTGATGTCTAAATTATCAGATTTAGCGACAATTAATGCTAAGGAAATTGAAATTTGGAATGAAAAGATTGCTAAAGACTATACGTTTGTTTTAACAAAAGAAACAATTATTTTAAAAAGACCGATAAAAAGCAATGAATTAATAAATTTATATACACGAGCTAGTGGCTATAAAAGAATTCAGTTTTCACGTAATTATTGGGTTGAGGATGAAAATAAAGAAGAGATTGCAGCAATTTATTCAGTATGGACATTAATAGATATTCAAAAAAGAAGAATTATTAAACCAGATAAAGCAGGAATAAAAATGCCAGAAATTATTTCATATCCATATACACTTGATAATTTTCATGAAATTAAAGATAATTTAGAATTATCTTTAGTAATGGAAAGAACTGTTTTGTATAGTGATGTTGATATAAATCAACATTTTAATAATAGTAGATATATTGAGTGGGCTTTTGATGTTATGCCAATTGAATTTTTTAAAGATCACTATTTTAAGGAAATAAGTGTGATTTTTAAAAAAGAGATGATTCCTAATGCTAAAGCTAAGATATATCGTTTTATTGATGATAATTATGTAAAGATTGTTTTTAAATCAAGTGATGATAGTATTGTTTATTTTGAATTTGGGGGATATATCGGGGATATTGATTATTAA
- a CDS encoding D-alanyl-D-alanine carboxypeptidase family protein produces the protein MIKLKRKRKINKKNVTILIIVNTIIISSMIILISNLFSSPSPPSKQKKIKTKDSLTSINYYIPSYKKRYNNYKANHPELSNKDIVTRVNMNLDHNFYAHTIIQAKPNDLNTLVNKYYKLDESFAPTDLVYINDAYTSHDDPAYQYRKHQASKRLYNDFVALRNKCRENGINLYVVSGYRSTASQRKSYQHMADTYSIAEADKTCSRPGHSEHTLGLACDIALDNYSFENITNHPKYPWFASILADYGFIIRYPEGKESLTGYSYEPWHIRYLGVNLAKKVIDSKLTYDEYYARNFILDN, from the coding sequence GTGATAAAATTGAAGCGAAAACGAAAAATAAATAAGAAAAATGTCACCATTCTTATTATTGTAAATACAATAATAATTTCATCTATGATAATTTTAATTAGTAACTTATTTTCTTCACCAAGTCCTCCATCTAAACAAAAAAAGATAAAAACAAAAGATTCATTAACATCAATAAATTATTACATTCCATCATATAAAAAGCGCTATAATAACTATAAAGCTAATCACCCTGAGTTATCAAATAAAGATATTGTAACAAGAGTAAATATGAATCTTGATCATAACTTCTATGCCCATACAATTATTCAGGCCAAGCCAAATGATTTAAATACATTAGTAAATAAATACTATAAATTAGATGAAAGCTTTGCACCAACTGATTTAGTTTATATTAATGATGCCTATACAAGTCATGATGATCCCGCTTATCAATATCGAAAGCATCAAGCATCAAAACGTCTTTACAATGATTTTGTAGCTCTTCGAAACAAGTGTCGGGAAAATGGAATTAATTTATATGTTGTAAGTGGTTATCGTTCAACTGCAAGTCAAAGAAAAAGTTATCAACATATGGCAGATACATATAGTATTGCTGAAGCTGATAAAACATGTAGTCGTCCTGGTCATAGTGAACATACACTTGGACTTGCATGTGATATTGCTTTAGACAATTACAGTTTTGAAAATATTACCAATCATCCTAAATATCCGTGGTTTGCTAGTATTTTAGCTGATTATGGATTTATCATTCGTTATCCTGAAGGAAAAGAATCGTTAACTGGTTATAGTTATGAACCGTGGCATATTCGTTATTTAGGAGTTAATTTAGCTAAAAAAGTTATTGATAGTAAATTAACATACGATGAATATTATGCTCGTAATTTTATATTGGATAATTAA
- a CDS encoding DUF951 domain-containing protein, with amino-acid sequence MVVKMEYKLNDIVEMKKPHPCKKSNQWQIIRMGADIKIKCLGCGAIVMFSRREFEKKLKKIVV; translated from the coding sequence ATGGTGGTTAAGATGGAATATAAATTAAATGATATTGTGGAAATGAAAAAACCGCATCCATGTAAAAAATCTAATCAATGGCAAATTATTAGAATGGGTGCAGATATTAAAATTAAATGTTTGGGTTGTGGAGCAATTGTAATGTTTTCACGACGTGAGTTTGAAAAAAAATTAAAGAAGATAGTTGTTTAG
- the folD gene encoding bifunctional methylenetetrahydrofolate dehydrogenase/methenyltetrahydrofolate cyclohydrolase FolD gives MIISGKDISLKIKDQLKLEVEEIKKRYPRLPKLTVILVGDNQASQTYVRNKERGCKYIGIESDLLYHDSSFSEEELLQEIDKLNKDDNVDGILVQLPLPEHIDEQKVLNAIDPSKDVDGFHPNNIANLFLGEKSLVPCTPKGMLVLLDEIGYDLEGKEVVIVGRSNIVGKPVALLCLQKNATVTIAHSKTKNLKEACKRADVLIAAIGKAKFFNHEYVKDGAIILDVGINRDENNKLCGDVDFDDVKDIVKAITPVPGGVGPMTITMLMKNTIDAFYKRNGG, from the coding sequence ATGATTATTAGTGGTAAGGATATATCTTTAAAAATTAAAGATCAGTTAAAATTGGAAGTTGAAGAGATAAAAAAAAGATATCCTCGTTTACCTAAATTGACAGTTATTTTAGTTGGCGATAATCAAGCAAGTCAAACTTATGTTAGAAATAAGGAACGTGGATGCAAGTATATAGGGATTGAATCTGATCTTTTATATCATGATAGTTCATTTAGTGAAGAAGAATTGTTACAGGAAATTGATAAATTAAATAAGGATGATAATGTTGATGGAATTTTGGTACAGTTACCATTACCTGAACATATTGATGAACAAAAAGTTTTAAATGCAATTGATCCTAGTAAGGATGTAGATGGTTTTCATCCTAATAATATTGCTAATCTTTTTCTTGGAGAAAAGTCATTAGTCCCTTGTACACCTAAAGGTATGTTAGTTTTGTTAGATGAAATTGGCTATGATTTAGAAGGGAAAGAAGTGGTAATTGTTGGACGGAGTAATATTGTTGGAAAACCGGTAGCACTATTATGTTTACAAAAAAACGCAACTGTAACTATTGCTCATAGTAAAACCAAGAATTTAAAAGAAGCATGTAAAAGAGCGGATGTTTTAATTGCTGCAATTGGAAAAGCAAAGTTTTTTAATCATGAATATGTTAAAGATGGAGCAATTATTTTAGATGTAGGAATCAATCGCGATGAAAATAATAAATTATGTGGTGATGTTGATTTTGATGATGTAAAGGATATTGTAAAAGCAATTACTCCAGTACCTGGGGGAGTTGGACCAATGACAATAACGATGTTGATGAAAAATACTATTGATGCTTTTTATAAACGGAATGGTGGTTAA
- the ftsH gene encoding ATP-dependent zinc metalloprotease FtsH yields the protein MNSKNGLLKSILPWLLVLIVIGGMVTFMNQTTGRELKYNEFVEVVQEEKIKEVEIVPSSLVIDVSGSYTKKNDGKSSEVSFTTTIPNTEAEMQSLTSLLNEKDIETTVVDPNDRGMFTRVLLNILPYVLLLGGMFFIFKMMSQGGGNAKAFEFGNSRAKLEKNQTTRFSDVAGADEEKEELKELVEFLKNPKKFAQMGARIPKGVLLVGPPGTGKTLLARAVSGEASVPYYSISGSEFVEMFVGVGAGRVRDMFKKAKQTAPCIIFIDEIDAVGRQRGTGMGGGHDEREQTLNQLLVEMDGFSGNEGIIILAATNRVDVLDPALLRPGRFDRQIQVANPDKNARTEILKVHARNKKFAPDVDFTNIAQRTPGFSGAELENVLNEAALLAVRENHKVISMGDIDEAIDRVMGGPAKKSRKYSEKERRLVAYHEAGHAVLGLALEDANKVQKVTIVPRGQAGGYNLMTPKEETYFQTKTQLEANIAGFMGGRVAEEIFFGDVSSGAHNDIEQATRIARMMVTELGMSELGPIKYDSEQGNVFLGRDYTQHSNSHSGQIAYEIDVQVRKIIDECYAKAKEIIEANKDKLVIIADALLEYETLAGEQIEALFNTGRMLDRHDGTNDENSDNSNDNQTTVSFDNADDLLDDMK from the coding sequence ATGAACAGTAAGAACGGATTATTAAAATCAATTCTTCCTTGGCTACTAGTACTGATTGTAATAGGCGGAATGGTTACTTTTATGAATCAAACCACTGGTAGAGAACTTAAGTACAATGAGTTTGTAGAAGTAGTGCAAGAAGAAAAAATTAAGGAAGTTGAAATTGTTCCATCATCATTAGTTATTGATGTTTCAGGAAGCTATACTAAAAAGAATGATGGAAAATCATCTGAAGTATCATTTACAACAACTATTCCTAATACAGAAGCAGAGATGCAATCGTTGACAAGTTTATTAAACGAAAAAGATATTGAAACTACTGTTGTAGATCCTAATGATCGAGGAATGTTTACAAGAGTACTTTTAAATATACTACCATATGTACTGTTATTAGGTGGAATGTTTTTTATTTTTAAAATGATGTCACAAGGTGGTGGAAATGCTAAAGCATTTGAATTTGGAAATTCTAGAGCTAAATTAGAAAAAAATCAAACAACAAGATTTTCTGATGTAGCCGGAGCAGATGAAGAAAAAGAAGAATTGAAAGAATTAGTTGAATTCTTAAAAAATCCAAAGAAATTTGCTCAAATGGGTGCTAGAATTCCTAAAGGAGTATTACTTGTAGGCCCACCAGGTACTGGTAAAACATTACTTGCAAGAGCTGTTTCTGGTGAAGCGAGTGTGCCATATTATTCTATTTCTGGTTCTGAATTCGTAGAAATGTTTGTCGGAGTTGGAGCTGGACGTGTTCGTGATATGTTTAAAAAAGCTAAACAAACAGCACCATGTATTATTTTCATTGATGAAATTGATGCTGTAGGACGTCAAAGAGGAACTGGAATGGGTGGCGGCCATGATGAACGTGAACAAACATTGAACCAGTTATTAGTTGAAATGGATGGATTTAGCGGTAATGAAGGAATTATCATTTTGGCAGCAACTAACCGTGTTGATGTATTAGATCCGGCATTATTACGTCCAGGACGTTTTGACCGTCAAATTCAAGTGGCAAACCCTGATAAAAATGCACGTACTGAAATTTTAAAAGTACATGCACGAAATAAAAAATTTGCACCAGATGTTGATTTTACTAATATTGCTCAAAGAACACCAGGTTTTTCAGGAGCTGAATTGGAAAATGTTTTAAATGAAGCAGCATTATTAGCGGTTCGTGAAAATCATAAAGTTATTTCAATGGGTGATATTGATGAAGCAATTGATCGTGTTATGGGTGGACCGGCAAAGAAATCACGTAAATATAGTGAAAAAGAACGTCGTTTAGTAGCTTATCATGAAGCTGGGCATGCAGTTTTAGGATTAGCACTTGAAGATGCTAATAAAGTTCAAAAAGTTACAATTGTTCCTCGTGGACAAGCAGGTGGATATAACCTAATGACACCAAAAGAAGAAACTTATTTCCAAACAAAGACGCAATTAGAAGCTAATATTGCAGGATTTATGGGGGGACGTGTTGCTGAAGAAATTTTCTTTGGTGATGTAAGTTCTGGAGCTCATAATGATATTGAACAGGCAACAAGAATTGCTAGAATGATGGTTACAGAATTAGGTATGTCTGAACTGGGACCTATTAAATATGATTCTGAACAAGGAAATGTATTTTTAGGACGTGATTATACACAACATAGCAATTCACATTCAGGGCAAATTGCTTATGAAATTGATGTACAAGTTCGTAAGATCATTGATGAATGTTATGCTAAAGCTAAGGAAATTATTGAAGCTAATAAAGATAAGTTAGTTATTATTGCAGATGCATTGTTAGAGTATGAAACATTAGCAGGAGAACAAATTGAAGCATTATTTAATACTGGCCGTATGTTAGATCGTCATGATGGAACAAACGATGAAAATAGTGATAATTCAAATGATAATCAAACAACTGTTTCATTTGATAATGCAGATGATTTATTAGATGATATGAAATAA